A genomic segment from Alteribacillus bidgolensis encodes:
- a CDS encoding branched-chain amino acid transport system II carrier protein: MISRTYSKVSYSTWVYILVLVSLIITNFGLNTILDFASPIFLLTALSYCDHTKRSRLSK, from the coding sequence ATAATTTCGAGAACGTACTCTAAAGTATCCTATTCTACCTGGGTATATATATTAGTATTAGTGAGCCTTATCATTACCAACTTTGGTTTGAACACCATATTAGATTTTGCATCTCCAATATTTCTACTGACTGCTCTATCCTATTGTGATCACACCAAGCGGTCTCGTCTTTCTAAATAA
- a CDS encoding carbohydrate kinase — protein MNKKEQLILELIRKNPYISQNELADALQLSRSAVAGYISSLTKQGKIIGRAYVLPESGRITCIGGANVDRKSKLKSSIQYGTSNPVTVSQACGGVARNIAENLGRLDIYTSLLTVVGNDQEGEWLLETTNPYVNLSQTMRIPQMNTGTYTAVLNDKGEMLIALSDMEICDTVGHEFIDKRWNHIASSSIVLLDTNFPDDVLKTVIEHCHQEKIPLCIAPVSSPKVKKLPEVLNGVTWFIVNVDEAMALTGSASDDLQGASDRMMDCGVKNVIITHGKNGIFYKTERGDQGIIPASKTNVVDVTGAGDSFVSGFLYGMNKGTSFKKACKLGMACSMITLQTKETVNTKLHVDLLDETYNRFFTEEETEK, from the coding sequence ATGAATAAAAAAGAACAATTAATATTAGAATTGATAAGAAAAAATCCATATATTTCTCAAAATGAACTAGCAGACGCACTTCAACTGTCAAGGTCCGCCGTGGCAGGGTACATCTCCTCCTTAACAAAACAGGGGAAGATTATTGGAAGGGCTTATGTGTTACCAGAAAGTGGTCGTATTACTTGTATTGGAGGGGCGAACGTTGATCGCAAGTCAAAATTAAAGAGTTCTATACAATATGGTACATCGAATCCGGTGACTGTTTCTCAGGCATGTGGCGGTGTCGCAAGGAATATCGCTGAAAACCTTGGGCGCCTTGACATTTATACTTCACTGTTAACAGTGGTCGGTAATGATCAAGAAGGTGAATGGCTGCTTGAGACGACCAATCCATATGTAAATCTAAGTCAAACGATGAGGATACCACAAATGAATACCGGTACGTACACTGCGGTATTGAACGACAAAGGAGAGATGCTCATCGCACTATCTGATATGGAAATATGTGATACAGTGGGTCACGAATTTATTGATAAGCGGTGGAACCATATAGCTTCCTCGTCTATTGTTTTACTTGATACAAATTTCCCTGATGATGTCCTAAAAACAGTGATTGAACATTGTCATCAGGAGAAAATCCCGCTTTGCATCGCTCCAGTTTCTTCACCTAAGGTAAAAAAACTACCTGAAGTTCTAAATGGGGTCACCTGGTTTATAGTCAATGTTGATGAAGCAATGGCGCTAACAGGGTCAGCATCTGATGATTTACAGGGAGCCAGTGACCGAATGATGGACTGTGGTGTCAAAAACGTAATTATTACCCATGGGAAGAACGGAATTTTTTATAAAACCGAACGAGGGGATCAAGGAATAATTCCCGCATCGAAAACGAATGTAGTGGATGTAACAGGGGCAGGCGATTCGTTTGTTTCAGGATTTTTATACGGTATGAACAAAGGTACTTCATTTAAAAAGGCATGTAAGTTAGGTATGGCGTGCTCAATGATCACTTTGCAAACGAAAGAAACAGTTAATACAAAGCTTCATGTGGATTTGTTGGATGAAACATATAATCGATTTTTTACCGAGGAGGAAACGGAAAAATGA
- a CDS encoding pseudouridine-5'-phosphate glycosidase yields MNFKEDVLVFSEELRDAIQKNKPIVALESTIISHGMPYPQNVETALDVEELIRDNGAVPATIAIINGEIKIGLTEDEIEFLGQSNKVEKVSRRDLPYVISAKKHGATTVAGTMICASMADIKVFATGGIGGVHRGAQKTMDISADLEELAKTNVAVVCAGVKSILDLGLTLEYLETNGVPVIGHNTDILPAFYTRTSPFKVDYRLDSPEEIANFIDTKQKIGLSGGVVVANPIPEKDAMDETYISSIIDNAVKEAEENNILGKEATPFILDKIKTLTEGKSLKANIGLVKHNAVIGAKIAANCKHGYKN; encoded by the coding sequence ATGAATTTCAAAGAAGATGTTCTTGTATTCTCAGAGGAATTGAGGGACGCTATACAAAAAAATAAGCCTATTGTAGCGCTTGAATCGACAATTATTTCACATGGTATGCCCTACCCGCAAAATGTTGAGACGGCATTGGATGTGGAAGAACTTATCCGTGACAATGGTGCAGTCCCCGCAACAATTGCAATAATAAATGGTGAAATAAAAATAGGTTTGACAGAGGATGAAATTGAATTTTTAGGTCAAAGTAATAAAGTAGAGAAGGTGAGCCGAAGAGATTTACCGTACGTCATTTCAGCAAAAAAACATGGGGCAACAACGGTTGCAGGAACAATGATTTGTGCAAGTATGGCGGATATTAAAGTTTTCGCAACAGGAGGGATTGGCGGCGTTCATCGCGGTGCACAGAAAACGATGGATATTTCTGCTGACCTCGAGGAGCTTGCGAAAACTAATGTAGCTGTAGTCTGTGCAGGTGTTAAGTCCATTTTAGATTTAGGCCTGACACTTGAATATCTTGAAACAAATGGTGTACCGGTAATTGGTCATAACACGGATATATTACCAGCTTTTTATACAAGAACGAGTCCTTTCAAGGTGGATTACCGTCTGGATTCACCTGAAGAAATCGCAAATTTTATTGATACGAAACAGAAAATCGGTTTAAGTGGCGGTGTGGTAGTTGCCAATCCAATCCCGGAAAAAGATGCAATGGATGAAACGTATATTAGCTCCATTATTGATAATGCAGTGAAGGAAGCTGAAGAAAATAATATTTTAGGAAAAGAGGCAACACCGTTTATTTTAGACAAAATCAAAACTCTAACTGAAGGAAAAAGCCTCAAGGCAAACATCGGACTTGTAAAGCACAATGCGGTTATTGGCGCTAAAATTGCTGCTAATTGCAAGCACGGATATAAAAATTAA